The DNA sequence AGCTCCTGGACGATGGCCGCCTCACCGACGGCCACGGCCGCACGGTGGACTTCCGGAATGTGGTGGTCATCATGACCTCCAACCTGGGCTCCACCTGGATCCAGGAGCTGGGGGGCCGCGATGACGCCGAGATGCGCCGGCGGGTGATGGAGGCGGTGCGGGGCCACTTCCGGCCCGAGTTCCTCAACCGGCTGGACGAGATCGTCATCTTCAACAGCCTGGGGCCCGCCCAGATCCGGCGCATCGTGGACCTGCAACTCGACCGCCTGGCTGCCCGCCTCAAGGAGCAGGACCTGCACCTGGAGGTGAGCGAGGGTGCTCGCGACCTCCTGGCGGAAGAGGGCTTCGACCCCGTCTTCGGCGCCCGCCCCCTGCGCCGCACCATCGAGCGCGAGGTGGCCAACCGGGTGGCCAGCGCCATCCTGCAGGGCCGGTTCCGCCCCGGCGACACCGTCCTGGTCGACCGGCAGGGATACGATCTGGTGCTGACGAAGAAGCAGTAGCAAATCCGCGCGGCGGGTTGAAGGGGGGCGGGGCGGATGTTCGTGCGGGACCGCATGAGCCGTAATCCCCAGGTGGTGCGGGCGGAGGAAACCCTCCGGCGGGCACGGGAGTTGATGGGGGAGCGGGGTTTTGAAGCCCTGCCCGTGACGGAGAACGGTCATCTGGCTGGTATCGTCACCCATTGGGACATCCTGCGGGCTTTGGGCCGGGCGACCGACCCCGGCTATCTGGACGGCGCCCGCGTGGCGGACGTGATGACCCGCGAGGTACGGGCGGTGCGGCCCGACGACGTCATCGAAGAGGCGGCCTGGTACATGTCCCGCCACGACTACACCGCTCTGCCCGTGGTGGAAGAGGACGGTACTCTGGTGGGGATCATCACCGCCCACGACCTCTTCCACGCCCTGGTGGACATGCTGGCCATCACCGCTCCCGGCACCCGCGTCACCCTGGTGGTGCCGGACCGGGTGGGCATACTGGCCCGTATCGCCGAAGTGGTGCGCGACGCGGGCGTGTCCATCGCATCAGTAGCCATTTTCCCCCGGGACGCCCCCGGCTGGGCGGAGGTGGTCCTGCGCCTCAAGACCACCGAGGCCAAGGATTGCGTGGACAGACTGGTGGCCGCCGGCTTCAACGTCACCCACGTCTCCCTGGTCTGGGCCGAGTCCTAGTGAGCTGGCCGACGTCACGGCTCCATTGCACTGGCGGGGGAAGTATCCCTTGAGCCACCGGGTTTATGTTGCCCGTTTGGTCCGGGTGGGCAGGCTAGCCCCTGGTCGCATCGTGGCCGGGTTCATTTGATTTGACGGAGCGGGCGTGGCACCGTATAATGAATGTGGATCGCGAGGTCGGGGCGTGGCCCAGCTTGGTAGGGCGCGTGGTTCGGGACCACGAGGTCGCCGGTTCAAGTCCGGCCGCTCCGACCATCTTTCTTGCCTTAAGACTCCCATTCCACATTCCTGGCTCTACGGTGGTGCTGGCCCGTCCTTTTTGCACCATGGTTCTGGCCGATCTCGGCCGGTGACCGTCGACATCGCGTGCACGGAGGGTGCGACCATCGTCCGGAAGCTCGCTGCCGTCTGCGACGTGCTGGTGGAGAACTTCCGCCCGGGTACCGTGGAGAGGTTGGGCCTCGGCTATGGTGACCTGCGCCCCCCTAATCCACGACTGGTGTACGCTGACTACGTGCAGGCCGTCCGGGGCGAGCAGGCGTTCCTCTCCGAGCTGCGAGACGAGCTCAAAGCTCGACGGTTCCGGCCGGTTCCCGTGCGCGAGGTGATGATCCCCAAAGCCGATGGTAAACGCCGCCGGCTGGGCATCGCCACGGTGCGGGACCGGGTGGTCCAAGCCACCCTCAAAATCGTGCTTGAGCCCATTCTGGAGGCGGACTTTCAGCCATGTTCCTATGGCTTCCGCCCCGGACGCCGGGCACAGGACGCCATCGCGGAGATTCACTACTTCACCAGCCGCTCCTATGAGTGGATCGTGGAGGGTGACATCAAAGCGTGTTTCGATGAAATCGCGCACGCCGCCTTGTTACAACGGCTGCGGGCTCGCATCGCAGACAAGCGCGTCGTGGGGCTGGTGAAGGCGTTCCTGAAGTCCGGCATCCTGGGTGAGGATCGCGTGCTTC is a window from the Bacillota bacterium genome containing:
- a CDS encoding CBS and ACT domain-containing protein, with product MFVRDRMSRNPQVVRAEETLRRARELMGERGFEALPVTENGHLAGIVTHWDILRALGRATDPGYLDGARVADVMTREVRAVRPDDVIEEAAWYMSRHDYTALPVVEEDGTLVGIITAHDLFHALVDMLAITAPGTRVTLVVPDRVGILARIAEVVRDAGVSIASVAIFPRDAPGWAEVVLRLKTTEAKDCVDRLVAAGFNVTHVSLVWAES